A segment of the Nitrospina gracilis 3/211 genome:
CCCTTCGAACAGCGCGCCAATCGCCACATCCACGGCGACCCGAAACTGATGTCGTTCAAATACTTCTTCACCCGCAAGCTGTTTTTCATCAAGGAATCCGACGCCACCGTGTTGTTTCCCGGCGGATTCGGCACCCTCGATGAAGGTTTCGAAAACCTCACCCTGTTCCAGACCGGAAAAACCGAACCCCGGCCCATCGTGCTGGCCGACGCGGAGGACGACACCTACTGGCAACGCTGGGAAGCCTATGTGCAGAACGAGCTGCTCGACAACGGCTATATCTCGGAAGCCGACCTGAGCCTGTTCAAAATTGTCAAAACCGTCGAGGAAGGGGTCGACTACATCCTCGACTACTACACGGTGTACCATTCCTTTCGCTACGTTCACGATATCACCGTCCTGCGCTTCATCAAACCCATCCCCGACTCGCTGGTCAAGGACCTCAACGTCGAGTACAAGGACATCCTCCTGCGCGGCGAGATCCAGAAATCCGAGGCCCTGCCGGAAGAGGTGAGTGCCGGGGAAGCGCCCAACCTGCCCCGCCTGACCCTGAACTTCAATAAACACTTTTTCGGGCGCCTCAACGAGATGATCCTGCAAATCAACCGGGAGCTGAAAGACTGAATCCCCTTCCCCCCTCCCAGCCCATCGATTTCCTCCATTCAAATCAGCACCTCCCATCCATGCATGAGCCATTAAAAATTTAACTATTTTTATAAATTTTTTATAATATTTATCTTAAATCATACATATAGGGGGCCTGAATATGCACTTTCGTGGCCAGCCGCCTGCTTTTAAGTGGCCATTTATCAACATGTCTTCATTTTTGGTCTTTCTAAGTCTCCGGTTGGCAAGGTAATTGCTGTTTTACTGGTACAACCTGACTATTTGGTATGGAGACTCAAACCATGAAAACCCGGCAATATCTAAGAGAAGGCCAGATTCTTTTCCGCGAAGGCAGTCAAAGCGACTTCATCTTCGTGGTCGAGAAAGGCGAGTTTGAAGTGTCCCGTTACAACCGGGACGGCCGCGTGGAGGTCATTGACGTTCTGCGACCCGACGACATTTTCGGCGAACTGGGCGTCATCGAAAGCCGCCCGCGCAACGCCACGGTCCGCGCCCTGAAAGACGGCGTGGTGGCCATCGTTTCCAAGGAAGAGATGCTCCGCACCGTGCGGCAGAATCCGCAGGCTCTGATGTTGATCCTGAAAACGATGGCGCAGCGCGTGCGCCAGGCCTCGCAGGGCCGGAAGAAAGCCCTGCGCGCCCGGTCGAAACACGAATTGGCCCCTCAGGCAGTGTAATCTCCCTTTC
Coding sequences within it:
- a CDS encoding LOG family protein, which gives rise to MSKNHYSVGDPKAEELIAQLQEFCTDPSLRDLFREMLTTVIKVGMEHQDRGDYKLMNTTLKELRHAFRVFEDYRDSRKAVIFGSARTSHTDPNYLMARDFAEQLADRGMMIITGAGGGIMEAANAGAGPDRSFGINIDLPFEQRANRHIHGDPKLMSFKYFFTRKLFFIKESDATVLFPGGFGTLDEGFENLTLFQTGKTEPRPIVLADAEDDTYWQRWEAYVQNELLDNGYISEADLSLFKIVKTVEEGVDYILDYYTVYHSFRYVHDITVLRFIKPIPDSLVKDLNVEYKDILLRGEIQKSEALPEEVSAGEAPNLPRLTLNFNKHFFGRLNEMILQINRELKD
- a CDS encoding cyclic nucleotide-binding domain-containing protein, which gives rise to MKTRQYLREGQILFREGSQSDFIFVVEKGEFEVSRYNRDGRVEVIDVLRPDDIFGELGVIESRPRNATVRALKDGVVAIVSKEEMLRTVRQNPQALMLILKTMAQRVRQASQGRKKALRARSKHELAPQAV